The following coding sequences lie in one Rutidosis leptorrhynchoides isolate AG116_Rl617_1_P2 chromosome 6, CSIRO_AGI_Rlap_v1, whole genome shotgun sequence genomic window:
- the LOC139853077 gene encoding pentatricopeptide repeat-containing protein At4g32450, mitochondrial-like, whose translation MSHRIGRTLATLKSYIKVSNTNTLRKSYYPSLKNYSTLCYTPTNDFQTPKETHNSLDFSETNSKFQFNQNPDKTLNFLEVKPQFNQDPNKSLDLCVTEPQFDQNPNKSSCLCETKPDPIVNYDNHQSLEGNRDVSGTIEELDGFCKERKIKEAVEVLGLLERNNVSVDLNRYMMLMNGCGETQSLEQGRKVHESLVRSLSSSSIDVWIFNKILDMYAKCGSVEDALKVFDKTSLRSVTCWDTMITLFARNGHGEDAIDMFTEFKRIGLNPDSRMFLGVFTACSVVGDMKEGLLHFESMSKDYDIVPSLDHYRSVVDMLGSAGYLNEALQFIEKMPMEPTVEIWETLMSNCRVHGDTELGDQCLELIELLDPTRVDEQTKAGLIPIKEEEASVIVREIDKKRRLDMSDLEDHKESIDGELRCLKEMMVEAGYVPYTERVHLDVDQESKEEVVFSHFEKHALSLLLLTSPARSPVRIMTRLYVCRDCHTTFKIISKIVGRSIVVLIDHWRIHRFENGACSCGE comes from the coding sequence ATGTCTCATAGAATAGGCAGAACACTTGCAACCCTAAAATCTTATATTAAGGTAAGTAATACTAACACTTTACGCAAAAGTTATTATCCATCACTTAAAAATTACAGCACACTCTGTTACACCCCCACCAATGATTTCCAAACCCCTAAAGAAACTCATAATAGTTTGGATTTTTCAGAAACTAATTCTAAATTTCAATTCAACCAAAACCCTGATAAAACTTTGAATTTCTTAGAGGTTAAACCTCAGTTTAACCAAGACCCTAATAAAAGTTTGGATCTTTGCGTGACTGAACCTCAGTTCGACCAAAACCCTAATAAAAGTTCGTGTCTTTGCGAAACTAAACCTGATCCGATTGTCAATTATGATAATCATCAAAGTCTTGAAGGAAATAGAGATGTTAGTGGCACCATTGAGGAGCTTGATGGTTTCTGTAAGGAAAGAAAAATAAAGGAAGCCGTTGAGGTTTTAGGTTTACTCGAAAGGAACAATGTATCAGTTGATCTGAATAGATATATGATGTTGATGAATGGATGTGGTGAGACTCAGTCACTTGAACAAGGTAGGAAAGTTCATGAGAGTCTTGTAAGGTCGTTGTCATCTTCGAGTATTGATGTTTGGATCTTTAATAAGATTTTGGATATGTATGCAAAATGTGGGTCTGTGGAAGATGCGCTCAAGGTGTTCGATAAAACGTCTCTGAGGAGTGTTACTTGTTGGGATACGATGATTACATTGTTTGCTAGAAACGGGCATGGTGAAGATGCCATTGATATGTTTACCGAGTTCAAAAGAATAGGTTTGAACCCTGATAGCCGCATGTTTTTAGGCGTGTTCACTGCGTGTAGTGTTGTGGGGGACATGAAAGAGGGGTTGTTGCACTTTGAATCAATGAGCAAGGATTATGATATTGTTCCGTCATTGGATCATTATAGGAGCGTAGTAGATATGCTTGGTAGTGCAGGATATCTGAACGAGGCATTACAGTTTATTGAAAAAATGcctatggaaccaactgttgaaattTGGGAAACGTTGATGAGTAATTGTCGTGTTCATGGGGATACTGAGCTTGGAGACCAATGTTTGGAGCTTATCGAGCTTCTAGATCCCACCCGCGTTGATGAACAGACGAAGGCGGGTTTAATACCAATAAAAGAAGAAGAAGCTTCAGTTATCGTAAGAGAAATAGATAAGAAGAGGAGGTTAGATATGAGCGATTTAGAAGACCATAAGGAATCTATAGATGGTGAACTTAGGTGTTTAAAAGAGATGATGGTCGAAGCCGGGTATGTTCCGTATACTGAACGTGTACATCTTGATGTAGACCAAGAAAGCAAAGAGGAAGTTGTTTTTTCACATTTTGAAAAACATGCTTTGTCTCTACTTCTTTTGACCAGTCCAGCCCGTTCACCAGTACGTATAATGACACGTCTTTATGTGTGTCGTGATTGCCATACTACATTCAAGATTATTTCAAAGATCGTTGGAAGATCAATTGTTGTACTTATTGATCACTGGAGGATCCATCGCTTCGAGAATGGAGCGTGTTCTTGTGGAGAATAA